From Chaetodon trifascialis isolate fChaTrf1 chromosome 24, fChaTrf1.hap1, whole genome shotgun sequence:
CCAAGCGGCCGTCCAATAAGGAGTTATCCAGCAGTAACTCCTCTTTGAGCTCCACATCGGAGACGGCAAATGAGTCGACGTCACCCAACACGCCCGAGGCGGCACCGCGAGCGCGCAGGAGGGTGAGCAAATGGCATAATTGATCccagtctgtgctgcagaccGGGGACCAGATGTTAGTGTTTTACTCAGTCTGAATGAAGTGCATGATTAACCTCCAGGGAGGCATGTCAGTGGACTCCATCACAGACCTGGACGACAACCAGTCCCGCCTGCTCGAGgccctgcagctctctctgccgGCCGAGACGCCGAGCAAGAAGGAGAAGCACCGGGACAAAAGGCTGAGCCTCAACCCCATCTACCGTCAGGTGCCCCGGGTGGTCGACAGCTGCTGCCAGCACATCGAGAAATACGGTGAGCAGCTCAGTTCTCAATGTCGCCAACATGTGTTTGCCCATTCTTTCATGCATCCTCTGTTAGCACAATGACAGGTGCTCAACAGCTCTTCTCTTCCCCTTCTTCACTCAGGTTTACAGACTGTGGGGATCTTTAGGGTGGGAAGCTCCAAGAAGAGAGTCAGGCAGGTGAGTGGCCTTCAGTGTTTCAATGACGCCTAATGCGACGCCAGTCGCCTCCTGTGCTCTGCATCGAAGCATCATCTCATCTCGTGCCCACAGATAAGACACGCAGCAACAAATCAAAGGCTAATTTTGCGAAATGCTGTTCACATGTTCTTTTCCATCTCCCCTGAGCGTctacagcaacaaacaaaacctcCTGGCTTAGAATAGACGGCGTGATAACCAACACAGTGCACCAAAGATTCGAGAGCCATGTACATGTACAAAGACAGCACAGCTGGTCCTGATGCTGTTGTTGAGCAAATGTATTCTTCCCAGCTCAGTACACAACAGCGTGAAGTTATTCTGCTCACTCCTACACCTTTCATTATCCACGACCTTTGACTCCAGTGGATACACAGCAAAAGAATGCATAAATCAGGGGTAAGCTTCTTGGGTCAATTGGTGTGGGCAGCATTTAGTTAGTCACACAGCCAACTATTTTTCAGGCCGTCATCGACTGTAGGAACTCAATATATCATTAGATGAGCTGCGCAAGGAATGATTCTGTTTCTTAGGTGACGTTCACTTTAGAGAAATTAATCAGAGCAGCATTTTGCGAAGTCAGGCCTTTTAAGACAGGTGGCATTTCATCAATTTTCAGTTAAGCTGGTGTTACGGTtaagaaatatttgtgtgatgaaatgaatgaaataacattATTGGAGCAAGCATCGTGGAGTTCATATAGCCTGCTGCAGAAAGACAGTTTTtgctctttccctttttttcccatttgaaCTTCTCAGCTGTCACTAACTCTGCATTCACGAAGTGTTATTCTGGCTCAGAAAGGCAGCGTTCGGATGAATCATCAGATAAATTTGACACTTCtgctcactcacactcacgtCAGTTTAAGACAGTTAATGGGCTCTATTCTGCCTGTAAAACACAGTTACGTCTCCAGACTGTGTCACGATGTTGGAACTTGAAAAATACAATTATCAAACCGTAATGGGTTAATTGTGACTGAAAGGACTACTCTACCCCTGTGCATGTTTAGAACACCTCCTTTTTATTATAAACCCACTCTATCAAATGGTTTGTATTCGCACATCTGTGTATTATGTGTGACAAGTGTAAATATCCATTTTGCATtctctgctggtctgtgttGATACAATCCAATGTCAACATTTATGCATTTGCCCTTATTTGTAATGTGAGAACTGAGGTGTGAACATGCTGCGCAGATGACCGCTGTGTACCCATTATCATGGCCGACAATGGACTGTGCAATTCTCTGGAAGTCATTCCAGGGTCAGATGGTAGAGATTAAGATGCATACTGGTAAAACTAGTTTGGAGTCCACATCACATGGAGGaccaacaggaagtgagtgtgtgtgctgtgtagaATACAGTGTCCATTGTTATGTGCGGAGGATGCTTCTGaacccccctcttcctctctttctcctttgctgtctcttttggttttgtccCTCCTTCAGCTACGTGAGGAGTTTGACCGCGGCGTTGAGGTCCTGCTGGATGAGGAGCACAGCATTCATGACGTGGCTGCTTTGCTGAAGGAGTTCCTCAGGGACATGCCTGACCCTCTTCTCACCAAGGAGCTCTACACGGCCTTCATCAACACCACATGTAGGCTTgatcttccctttttttccatcttccaCCCATCTGCCTGACCACGATCCTcacttcttctgtttcttccttcattgtttcttgtttttcaccCAATCCATCTTAACCTATGTTGCAGTGCTGGATCCAGATGAGCAGCAGAATGTCACTCAGCTACTGGTCTATCtgctcccagcatgcaacagtgATACTCTCCACCGTCTCCTGGAGTTTCTTTCCACCGTGACCGATCACGCCCATGACCGGCAGGACAAAGACGGGCAGGAGGTGAGCGCCAGTTTTTATTAACAGGAAAAGTCCCGCATCAAATCCATGAATAGCAACATGtagcaaaaactgaaaacatgaccaaaaaacatccaaaacaccCAGATGCAGTTGTTTTTAGTCACGTGCAAACACTAGCATTTTGTTTCCCTTGTTTTTTCCACCTCATTGGGTGGAAATTACCAAAGATGTGATAGGAATCAGTTTGTGTGGGTGGTgagtaaacacatttttccgtGCCTGTCAGGCATGAAACGGCACGAGCGGTCCATTTTGGGCAGTGTGACTGCACATGTCAAAAAAGTTGCATGGAATCTATGACGGCTTCAGAGGGAGCTGCGCCAAAATCcgataaattgcctcaagtgatgtcacttgagtcagtgttgaAGAAGTTTGAAAATAGGTTAGATGTAAAGGGCATGAAGTTTGAAAGCAGGaggcctgctgctgctacaggccggtCCTCGTCTCTGCTTGAGGTGAGCAACAGAAGCTGCTACGAGCATAGCACATGATCGTAGACATGAGGGGGAGGGTGGaatacaggaagtgacatcatgaTTGGTGATCAGGACGCTGCGTGATATAAATGATCTCCTCTGTTCTTTACCAGTCCCACAGTTGCTTCAGCCTTTAATTCGCAGACCATGGACTATGAAAAAAGATTGTTTTAGtgtctctgaatgtgtgtgatatCACCACTTTGTGCAGGggagtgtttgctgtgtgagagagaagcagagagtgTGTTTTGGCATGTTTGCGTGCAGGCGGAAGcgtgttttgttgtctttgtgagTATGCATGAGAATGGACTCAGAACTGGGAACATTTTTTCCCTTCACGACTCCACGGCTCCAGTATCTGCATcgtgacaggaagtcagagcaTTTCACTCTCGGCCGAGAGCAACACATCAGTACTTTTGGCCGCTTGTGGCTCCCATCTCTCCTTTGGGAGTGGGAAGGGAGGAAACTgggaaagaagcagaaaatttATGCCTTAAAAGTCATCCAAGTTCTGAAGGGCTTGGAACTTAAGATGCTAATTGTGTCACAGGATGTCCACCGTCACCCAACCGTAGTAGAAACAGATTCAGCTGTCCTACGCTCCAACACTCCAAGTGTTAACAAACCCCATGTgacaaagtgacagaaacagagagggagtgtgtgacAAGCAACACAGAATGTTGGAGGGCGAGGGGAGAAAATCAACATGAAAGGATGGAAATGggacctggaggagagaggggagagaagaagagtcagGACTGTAAGGACTGTTTAGCTGCAGCATAACACTGATGTCTCTATAGGACTTTTTCTCAAtagaaattttgtacagacactCATAGTCCCCACATGATGAATCCTGCTTGTTCCTCCGAATGCAGATCACAGGGAACAAGATGACGTCTTTGAACCTGGCCACCATCTTTGGCCCCAACCTCCTCCACAAGCAGAAGAGCTCAGACAAGGAGTTCAGCGTCCAGAGCTCGGCCAGGGCCGAGGAGAGCACGGCCGTCATCGCCGTGCTGCAGAGGATGATCGCCAGCTACCAAACCCTCTTCATGGTCAGTCattcagcatgtgtgtttttcagtttctccCTCGTTTCCGCCTCTCGTTCTTCCGCTCCTCCGCTAAGCACACAGCGCACAGGCTCGCGTTCGCTCATGCACACTTTCCCTCTCACATTCTTGCGTAGGCTTTAAGTAAGACAATCCCTCCAGGCTTAGCGGACAATGGTTGTGCCTTAGTTCCTTTCAAACAGAGGAAAGTgtgaacaaacagacagatgaatgtGTTATACCTGGATTCTTGTGAGTCGATAAAATAAGAAACTCAAATCTTGCCAGTTAGCTGACAATAACATCAAGGACTTTTCATTGAGCTACTTGAACTTGttctttccaaaataaaagcagaaaaaactcAGGCATGAAATCCTTCATGTGGTGTCAGAAGAGGTCAGGATTTTGCACGGATTACCGCCTCATCAGTTACTTTTGTTCCTTTCTGTTCTCTGGGCTTCACAAACAGTGCAGACAGGCAGTTCGGGTCATTTCGGGTCCAAAACCTTCAACCGTAATGTTTTGTAATCTGCCACTGCCGTTCCACTGAGGCTTACATTCCAACAGTAAGCCAATGAAGAGCTATTAATCGCACATAGTGAATTGGTACTGACTCACTCGGTCTTAGTGAGTAAAAACAGATTTGTAGGGAGCTCAGGTTCTGTGAATGACATCTGAAAGTTGTTTCGCAACCTGCTTAAATCTGCATCTGGCAACTTTCGAAGTGTTCGAGGGTGAGAATCATTTGTGAACAGGGAGCGTTTGGGCAGCATTATAGTCCACATCTTTGATGAGCATAAGATTCAGGTGATTACCTGAAGATCAGAGTTCGAATTGCACTTGAAGTAAAGGTGAAAAGGTAAATAAGACGTTCAACGCTCTcattatttcctcctgttttcatcgaaaaaataaagtttttgttgATTTCATTCAAATCTTTTTGCATAATGTTGTTCAGGTGCCTCCTGATCTGCAAAATGAGGTTTTGATGAGTCTATTGGAGACTGATCCAGATGTGGTGGACTATCTCCTGAGAAGAAAGGCATCACAGTGAGTGACACACGTAAACGTGAGGCGTTCACATGCACACTCTCTGCCTGCCATTCCCCGTCATCCTTAATTTTTTGCCTGCAATCAACCACAGGAGCCCCGACCTGTTGCAGACAGAGGAGCCCTTCACCCTGAGCGAGCGCCGGTCCTCCAGCGACTCCAACAAGGCCTCCAGCGGCGAGCTGTCCCCTTATGACAACAACTCCCCGGTCCTgagcgagaggagaggagaaccAGGGAGCCCGGGCAGCGAGCAGCTCTTCCGTGTCCCAGAGCAGTACAGTCTGGTGGGGCAGGTGGCCGGCTGGAGCAGAGAGCCTGGAGGTGACACCTGGGGTACTA
This genomic window contains:
- the LOC139327830 gene encoding rho GTPase-activating protein 6-like isoform X2 — encoded protein: MGDSVFLDRHNSYLGDFTWSSLSGRSVRLTPVAIQSLSELERARLQEVAYTRLHQDYDLGCQITVPKDGQKRKKSLRRKLDSLAKEKSKDKECVPQAFSIPLSQVIANDRTHRQRQDSYRQDHPQREEHKDSSDLVSSILQFATKRPSNKELSSSNSSLSSTSETANESTSPNTPEAAPRARRRGGMSVDSITDLDDNQSRLLEALQLSLPAETPSKKEKHRDKRLSLNPIYRQVPRVVDSCCQHIEKYGLQTVGIFRVGSSKKRVRQLREEFDRGVEVLLDEEHSIHDVAALLKEFLRDMPDPLLTKELYTAFINTTLLDPDEQQNVTQLLVYLLPACNSDTLHRLLEFLSTVTDHAHDRQDKDGQEITGNKMTSLNLATIFGPNLLHKQKSSDKEFSVQSSARAEESTAVIAVLQRMIASYQTLFMVPPDLQNEVLMSLLETDPDVVDYLLRRKASQSPDLLQTEEPFTLSERRSSSDSNKASSGELSPYDNNSPVLSERRGEPGSPGSEQLFRVPEQYSLVGQVAGWSREPGGDTWGTKDAISEEHASIWGTWHTTLKPILKDQPYTGSHGNMSEGSSRSSQEGLDGFHGDGRQPATLQRTQAVPGVAECRPHPPVTRVCTSPHVDAGQPRLQLSVNPSVKSHLNSTHGPHRAGGHGLSPTSRPQGGTNTGDGGPAMLNDGHCPPPYNAHHRLAGSQSSPQLTTAQRPPLQHGRLSTAQSNSASTTEAQMVPHSPEWQDWQRDRWQIWQLLSSDNADALPETLV